A part of Pectinatus sottacetonis genomic DNA contains:
- a CDS encoding chemotaxis protein CheD has translation MAELLKVGIADYKTGKAPSKIISYGLGSCIGITLYDKIAKIGGLVHIMLPDSTQARATENPAKFANTGIPLLLKEVLALGAIKSRLVAKLAGGSQMFKFAGASDIMSIGLRNAELAKKTLTECNIKIVGEDLGGTYGRTVEIDLETGLYKIKTINKGEKII, from the coding sequence ATGGCTGAATTATTAAAAGTTGGAATAGCCGATTATAAAACAGGCAAAGCCCCCAGCAAAATTATCAGTTATGGTTTAGGATCGTGCATAGGGATAACATTATATGATAAAATAGCAAAAATTGGTGGATTAGTTCATATTATGCTGCCTGACAGTACACAGGCCCGTGCTACAGAAAATCCAGCAAAATTTGCTAACACGGGTATCCCTCTTTTACTAAAGGAGGTTTTGGCATTAGGTGCTATAAAATCACGCCTAGTTGCAAAATTAGCTGGTGGATCCCAGATGTTTAAATTTGCCGGTGCTTCTGATATTATGTCCATTGGTTTAAGAAATGCCGAACTGGCGAAAAAAACTTTAACCGAATGTAATATAAAAATAGTTGGGGAAGATTTAGGTGGAACATACGGACGCACTGTAGAAATAGATTTGGAAACAGGTCTTTATAAAATAAAGACTATAAATAAGGGTGAAAAAATTATTTGA